DNA from Flavobacterium aestivum:
TCCTTAGCATCAATTAGAGTAGCTACTTTTTTCAAACTTGCAAAATCGTAAAGATCGATTTGCTTATTATTATTCAATACCGTGTATTGATTGGTATTTTTCATCGATTGCAATTCATCCATACCTTTGGCACGAAATGAACCTGAAAAAATTTCATCAACTGTTATTTTTTGTTGTCCAAAAACAGTAAAACACAAAAACAAAAATATTGCTGTAAGCTTATTTGAATTCATAATATCGATTAAGTGATAAAAGGCGCAATTTTAGTGAAAAAATTACACATATTACACTTTCTCACTGTTAAATATTGCAAAATAATATTTTATCCCCCACTTAAATATGTTTATCAAAATAATAATTGAATGCAGTTTTTTAATTTATACAGATTTAGCCTCATAAATAAAATGCAACTTAAGTACTTTCCTAATTTTACAAAATACATCAATCACTCATAAGTCAAAACAACTAAACCTTAAAATACCTATCAATTAAAAAAAACACTATACAACGGAATGTGTATCTTTGCTTTTGTTAACTATACTATTTCATATATGAACAACGCTGTTGCCGGATTTTCAAAATTATCCAAAGAAGAAAAAATAAACTGGATTGCCAACCACTATTTTTCTACTCCAAGTGAAGCCATCTCACTACTTAAAAACTACTGGAATACTGACGATAAGATTCAAAAACTCCATGATGAATTCATAGAAAACACCATATCTAATTTTTATATCCCATTGGGTGTTGCTCCTAATTTTTTGATTAATGGTCAATACAGCACCATTCCCATGGCTATAGAAGAAAGCTCTGTAGTTGCCGCTGCCGCAAAAGCTGCAAAGTTTTGGTCTACACGTGGCGGTTTCAAAACTACTGTTATCAATACCGAAAAAATAGGACAAGTTCACTTTATGTATAAAGGTGATGAGTCCAAATTATATTTATTTTTCGCCTATTTAAAATCGAAACTATTCGAAACTACTGAAAGCATTACCAAAAACATGCAAAAACGTGGTGGAGGGATTCTGGACATTATTCTAAAAGACAAAACAAATTTATTACCAAACTACTATCAACTTCATGCTACTTTTGAAACTAAAGACAGCATGGGGGCCAACTTCATCAATTCTTGCTTAGAGCAATTTGCCAAAACCCTTAAAGAAGAGGCGTTGGATTATGAATTATTTTCTGAAGAAGAAAAAAATATAGAAGTTGTAATGAGCATACTTTCTAATTATGTTCCTAATTGTATCGTTCGAGCTGAAGTTTCTTGCCCAATTGAAGAATTAGCCGAAAAACATATTCCAAACCCTCAAGATTTTGCCGAAAAATTTATTCAAGCCGTGCGAATTGCAGAGGTAGAACCTTTTCGCGCAGTAACTCATAACAAAGGTATCATGAACGGAATTGACGCTGTCGTGCTTGCCACCGGAAACGACTTTAGAGCTGTCGAAGCCGGTATACACGCATACGCCTCCAGAAACGGACATTACTCCAGTTTATCACATGCCAAAATAGAAAATGGAATTTTTAGTTTCTGGCTGGAAATTCCTTTGGCTTTAGGAACAGTTGGCGGGTTGACATCCCTTCATCCTTTGGTTAAATTATCATTAGAAATGCTTGAAAAACCTTCAGCCAAAGAGTTAATGCAAATTGTTGCAGTAGCTGGTTTAGCACAAAACTTTGCAGCATTGCGTTCCTTGACCACTACAGGTATACAAGAAGGACACATGAAAATGCACTTAAATAATATTTTAAACCAATTTGAAGCCAATCATGAGGAACGCATTTTGATAAAAAAACACTTTAAACATCATGTTGTCTCCCACAGTGCAGTCGTTGAGTACATTGAAAATTTAAGAAAAGAC
Protein-coding regions in this window:
- a CDS encoding hydroxymethylglutaryl-CoA reductase, degradative, which codes for MNNAVAGFSKLSKEEKINWIANHYFSTPSEAISLLKNYWNTDDKIQKLHDEFIENTISNFYIPLGVAPNFLINGQYSTIPMAIEESSVVAAAAKAAKFWSTRGGFKTTVINTEKIGQVHFMYKGDESKLYLFFAYLKSKLFETTESITKNMQKRGGGILDIILKDKTNLLPNYYQLHATFETKDSMGANFINSCLEQFAKTLKEEALDYELFSEEEKNIEVVMSILSNYVPNCIVRAEVSCPIEELAEKHIPNPQDFAEKFIQAVRIAEVEPFRAVTHNKGIMNGIDAVVLATGNDFRAVEAGIHAYASRNGHYSSLSHAKIENGIFSFWLEIPLALGTVGGLTSLHPLVKLSLEMLEKPSAKELMQIVAVAGLAQNFAALRSLTTTGIQEGHMKMHLNNILNQFEANHEERILIKKHFKHHVVSHSAVVEYIENLRKDN